One window from the genome of Pseudoalteromonas sp. '520P1 No. 423' encodes:
- a CDS encoding ISKra4 family transposase — protein sequence MAQVAAVYTALPHIRTPEVIMKSETQESNVHHLNVAERNKRVWASIENTAEDVIEAGFLEALQRDPTQQRQWVVLIDGHSHQIRLINRIMKKYQIKASIIMDFIHVLEYVCKAAWCFYEKGDENVEKWVAKHALKILHGHSNQVAKGIRISATKLGLTQRENIDKCADYLLKNKARLEYGQALENGYPIASGVIEGACRHLINDRLDITGALWGLQGAEAILKLRSLKSSGDFNDYWDFHKRQSKQRSYD from the coding sequence ATGGCACAAGTGGCTGCTGTCTACACGGCGCTACCTCATATTCGAACGCCTGAAGTGATTATGAAGAGTGAAACGCAAGAAAGTAATGTTCATCATCTTAACGTTGCAGAGCGCAATAAGCGGGTGTGGGCAAGTATTGAGAATACGGCTGAAGATGTCATTGAAGCTGGTTTTCTAGAAGCTTTACAGCGTGACCCAACTCAACAACGCCAGTGGGTTGTATTGATTGACGGTCATTCTCACCAAATAAGATTAATCAATAGGATCATGAAAAAGTATCAGATTAAAGCGAGCATCATCATGGATTTTATCCATGTACTTGAATACGTGTGTAAAGCGGCGTGGTGTTTTTATGAAAAAGGCGATGAAAACGTTGAAAAGTGGGTAGCGAAGCATGCGCTGAAGATACTTCACGGTCACAGTAATCAAGTGGCCAAGGGAATACGTATTAGTGCAACAAAGTTGGGGTTAACTCAGCGTGAAAATATTGATAAATGTGCAGATTATTTACTGAAAAACAAAGCGCGTTTAGAGTATGGCCAAGCACTTGAAAACGGCTACCCCATTGCGAGTGGAGTTATTGAAGGAGCTTGTCGACACCTGATCAACGATAGGTTAGATATTACAGGAGCACTTTGGGGTTTACAGGGGGCTGAAGCAATTCTGAAATTACGGTCCTTAAAATCAAGTGGAGATTTTAATGACTATTGGGATTTCCACAAAAGGCAATCGAAACAAAGGAGCTATGATTAG